Proteins from one Palaemon carinicauda isolate YSFRI2023 chromosome 26, ASM3689809v2, whole genome shotgun sequence genomic window:
- the LOC137619768 gene encoding uncharacterized protein: protein MGSRAKLVYLHLINRTRTDRLHPITWNQQDTKPIPNPKEPDTYRPIALISCTEKVAERMVLSRLQWKIGQLHHSLYAYRIGIGTQECITDVLTKINDKKAFVTFLDLEKAFELASSPAILFTLVKSKE, encoded by the coding sequence ATGGGAAGCCGCgcaaagttggtgtacttgcacttgattAACAGAACACGCACAGATAGACTACACCCAattacatggaaccaacaggacaccaAACCCATCCCAAAccccaaggaaccagacacctaccgacccatagctttgattagctgcaccgagaaagtagctgagagaatggttctcagcagactgcagtggaaaataggccaattacatcACAGCCTATATGCTTACAGGatcggcataggcactcaagaatgtatcacAGATGTCCTTAcaaaaattaatgacaaaaaagcctttgtcacaTTCCTCGACCTCGAGAAAGCCTTCGAGCTAGCCAGCTCACCCGCCATTCTCTTTACACTTGTAAAAAGtaaagagtaa